Proteins from one Pantoea cypripedii genomic window:
- a CDS encoding type III secretion chaperone SycN produces the protein MELQTERRLEQFLQLAELPASQISSRMEFVMQPFRLYIECLDRHILLTLGQEVEPAYQTQILRKSLKACHPARTQGSPVRAWQMRGQQMLSCSPLKESGVNHWLACLNSLRRLLEMLNGGQR, from the coding sequence ATGGAATTACAAACCGAACGGCGGCTGGAACAGTTCCTGCAATTAGCCGAACTCCCCGCATCGCAGATTTCGTCACGGATGGAGTTCGTTATGCAGCCCTTCCGACTCTATATCGAATGTCTTGACCGGCATATTTTACTGACGCTGGGGCAGGAAGTGGAACCCGCTTATCAGACGCAGATTCTCAGAAAATCCCTCAAAGCCTGTCATCCGGCGCGAACTCAGGGTTCGCCGGTGCGTGCCTGGCAAATGCGTGGACAACAAATGCTGAGCTGCTCCCCGCTGAAGGAGAGTGGCGTCAATCACTGGCTGGCGTGTCTGAACAGTTTACGTCGCCTGCTGGAGATGCTTAACGGAGGCCAGCGATGA
- a CDS encoding EscN/YscN/HrcN family type III secretion system ATPase — MRLPFEQLLCQELENRLRLPRVLPTSSCKIAGKIVEIGPTLMKASLPGASLAELCTLEPSGIPAEVVAIEGNYVSLSPFAEPLGVTTGSKVVPTGKAHQVALGDFLLGSIVDGLGRPLDDVTFPEDADLRPLDAPAPNPLTRQIIDTPLPLGVRAIDGILTCGMGQRIGIFAAAGGGKSTLLGMICDGSLADVIVLALIGERGREVREFLEHTLSEEARSRCVVVISTSDRPALERLKAAYTATTIAEYFRDQGKNVLLMMDSLTRFARASREIGLAAGEPPAAGSYPPSFFARLPRLLERAGPAETGSITGIYTVLVEGDNLNEPVADEVRSILDGHIVLSRKLAQANHYPAIDIAASVSRVMGQVTESDHRANAGKLRRLMAAWKEIELLVRVGEYQQGNDAQADEALARKDAIRDFLCQETTEKNSFEEILERLWTTVN, encoded by the coding sequence ATGCGTCTGCCATTTGAACAACTGCTGTGCCAGGAACTGGAGAACCGGCTGCGGTTACCGCGCGTGTTGCCAACATCCAGCTGCAAAATTGCGGGCAAGATCGTGGAGATCGGCCCAACCCTGATGAAGGCATCACTGCCGGGCGCCAGCCTGGCGGAGCTGTGCACGCTGGAGCCTTCCGGTATCCCGGCCGAAGTGGTGGCCATTGAGGGTAACTACGTTAGCCTGTCGCCGTTTGCCGAACCGCTCGGGGTCACCACGGGCAGCAAAGTGGTACCGACGGGTAAGGCACACCAGGTGGCGCTGGGGGATTTTCTGTTGGGCAGCATCGTGGATGGACTGGGACGGCCGCTGGACGACGTGACGTTCCCTGAGGATGCCGATCTGCGTCCACTTGACGCGCCAGCCCCTAACCCACTGACACGCCAGATTATTGATACCCCGTTACCACTCGGCGTGCGCGCCATCGACGGCATTCTGACCTGTGGTATGGGGCAGCGTATCGGTATTTTCGCCGCCGCCGGTGGCGGGAAAAGTACCCTGCTGGGAATGATTTGTGATGGCAGCCTGGCAGACGTCATTGTACTGGCGCTGATTGGCGAAAGGGGCCGTGAGGTGCGCGAATTCCTCGAACATACCCTCAGTGAAGAAGCCCGCTCGCGTTGCGTGGTGGTGATCTCCACCTCGGATCGTCCGGCGCTGGAGCGTCTGAAAGCGGCTTACACCGCCACCACCATCGCCGAATATTTCCGCGATCAGGGAAAAAACGTGTTGCTGATGATGGATTCATTAACGCGTTTCGCCCGTGCTTCGCGTGAGATCGGCCTCGCCGCTGGTGAGCCACCCGCTGCGGGCAGTTATCCACCCAGTTTCTTTGCCCGCCTGCCCCGGCTGCTGGAACGCGCCGGACCCGCCGAGACCGGCAGCATCACCGGCATTTATACCGTGCTGGTTGAAGGTGACAACCTTAACGAGCCGGTGGCTGATGAGGTGCGCTCCATCCTCGATGGTCACATCGTGTTATCGCGCAAGCTGGCGCAGGCCAACCACTATCCCGCCATCGACATTGCCGCCAGCGTGAGTCGCGTGATGGGTCAGGTGACGGAAAGCGATCATCGCGCTAACGCAGGCAAACTGCGTCGGCTGATGGCGGCATGGAAAGAGATCGAGCTGCTGGTGCGCGTCGGTGAATACCAGCAGGGCAATG
- a CDS encoding EscV/YscV/HrcV family type III secretion system export apparatus protein, whose protein sequence is MNQMARKWLLIIAGRQDVMLAAMLLLAVFMMIIPLPTGLVDFMIAVNLTISVILMMMALYIKNPLEFATFPSVLLITTLYRLALTISTTRLILLQADAGDIVYTFGAFAVGGNLGVGLIVFLIITIVQFIVITKGSERVAEVGARFSLDAMPGKQMSIDGDLRAGSIDAAEASRLRGLVQKESQLYGAMDGAMKFVKGDAIAGIIIILVNIFGGTAIGVMSRGMSASEAMSVYAILSIGDGLVSQIPALLISITAGIIVTRVAGEDKLNLAGDLSKQLGRQTQAITLAAVVLLVFAMIPGFPAIYFIMLAAGLLGLTFWFKKRNKAAGESGGKAATVGEDGGTEGRTMTPGATPLMLHLSSDLAASAKLAAKVDAFRFSKFEKLGIPLPDIQIQRDPGLEDGTMKVMLYQEPVLTVAIPKGLLLADITSATLSQAEQRVRLPFGSLDLQWIAPDEKETLRALGTTLYEDDDRLIHCLSLLIDRHAGDFVGVQETRFLMDAMEGKYSDLVKEVQRQLPIGRIADVLQRLVAEGVSIRDLRTIFEALIEWAPREKDPIMLVEYVRIGLRRHLLTRFQAGQPWISGWTIGDNIEHMIREAIRQTFAGSYSSLDPELNQAILESIRESVGEGDRKNHVLFTAIDVRRFLRKVIEREFYNLQVLSFQEVGEETELRIISNIDLIGEY, encoded by the coding sequence ATGAATCAGATGGCAAGAAAATGGCTGCTTATTATTGCAGGCCGCCAGGACGTGATGCTGGCGGCAATGCTGCTGCTGGCGGTATTTATGATGATCATTCCGCTACCCACCGGGTTAGTGGATTTTATGATTGCCGTGAACCTGACGATTTCCGTCATCCTGATGATGATGGCGCTGTACATCAAAAATCCGCTGGAGTTCGCGACCTTTCCCTCGGTGCTGTTGATCACCACGCTGTACCGTCTGGCGTTAACCATCAGTACCACGCGTCTGATCCTGTTGCAGGCTGACGCGGGCGACATCGTTTACACCTTTGGTGCCTTCGCCGTTGGCGGCAATCTCGGTGTCGGTCTGATTGTATTCCTGATCATCACCATCGTGCAGTTCATCGTTATCACCAAAGGTTCAGAGCGTGTGGCTGAAGTCGGCGCTCGCTTTTCACTGGATGCGATGCCCGGTAAGCAGATGAGTATCGATGGTGACCTGCGTGCCGGTTCGATTGATGCCGCTGAAGCCAGCCGTCTGCGTGGTCTTGTTCAGAAGGAGAGCCAGCTGTACGGTGCGATGGATGGTGCGATGAAGTTCGTTAAAGGCGACGCCATCGCGGGCATCATCATCATTCTGGTGAACATCTTTGGCGGAACCGCTATCGGCGTGATGTCGCGTGGCATGAGTGCCAGTGAGGCGATGTCGGTCTATGCCATTCTGTCGATTGGTGACGGTCTGGTCAGTCAGATCCCGGCACTGCTGATCTCGATTACCGCCGGTATTATCGTGACCCGCGTCGCGGGTGAAGACAAACTCAACCTTGCGGGCGATCTGTCGAAACAGCTGGGTCGCCAGACCCAGGCGATTACCCTGGCGGCGGTGGTGTTGCTGGTGTTTGCCATGATCCCTGGTTTTCCCGCCATCTACTTTATTATGCTGGCTGCCGGGCTGCTCGGGCTGACCTTCTGGTTCAAAAAGCGCAACAAAGCTGCGGGTGAGTCAGGCGGTAAGGCCGCTACCGTGGGTGAAGACGGTGGCACGGAAGGTCGCACCATGACACCAGGTGCAACGCCATTGATGCTGCATCTTTCCTCTGATTTAGCCGCCTCCGCTAAGCTGGCCGCCAAAGTGGATGCCTTTCGTTTCAGCAAATTTGAGAAGCTGGGTATTCCGTTACCCGACATCCAGATACAGCGCGATCCGGGGCTGGAAGACGGCACCATGAAGGTGATGCTGTATCAGGAACCGGTGCTGACCGTCGCGATCCCCAAAGGATTGCTGCTGGCCGATATCACTTCCGCGACACTTTCGCAGGCTGAACAACGCGTAAGGCTGCCCTTTGGTTCACTGGATCTACAGTGGATTGCCCCTGACGAAAAAGAAACCCTGCGGGCGCTGGGGACAACGTTGTATGAGGACGATGACCGTCTGATTCACTGCCTGTCGCTGCTGATTGACAGGCATGCCGGGGATTTCGTCGGCGTGCAGGAAACACGCTTCCTGATGGACGCAATGGAGGGCAAATATTCCGACCTGGTGAAGGAAGTACAACGCCAGCTCCCCATTGGCCGCATTGCCGACGTCCTGCAACGTCTGGTAGCGGAAGGGGTATCCATCCGCGATTTACGTACCATCTTTGAAGCCCTGATCGAATGGGCGCCGCGTGAGAAAGATCCGATTATGTTGGTGGAATACGTGCGTATTGGTTTACGTCGCCATCTGCTGACCCGCTTCCAGGCAGGACAGCCCTGGATTAGCGGCTGGACCATTGGCGACAACATCGAACATATGATCCGTGAGGCCATCAGGCAGACTTTCGCCGGTTCCTACTCTTCGCTGGATCCGGAACTTAATCAGGCGATCCTCGAAAGCATTCGTGAGTCGGTGGGTGAGGGTGATCGTAAAAACCACGTTCTGTTCACCGCCATTGATGTGCGCCGTTTCCTGCGTAAGGTGATTGAACGCGAATTCTACAATTTGCAGGTCCTTTCCTTCCAGGAAGTGGGTGAAGAGACCGAATTGCGCATTATCAGTAACATCGACCTGATAGGTGAGTACTGA